From the genome of Streptomyces sp. NBC_00659, one region includes:
- a CDS encoding FtsB family cell division protein, whose translation MAVKDRDRFSTSTRLKLLGEQTAARVYRSQTKRQARRSRLTGRAALLAMVLCSLIVALAYPMRQYVSQRAQIGDVERQREQARQRVEQLRDLKARWQDDAYAEQQIRQRLHYVMPGETGYVVIDPDAAKQSRAERGAADLPWYTNMWDGVDKSDAADR comes from the coding sequence ATGGCCGTGAAGGACCGGGACCGGTTCTCCACCTCGACCAGGCTGAAGCTGCTCGGCGAGCAGACGGCGGCCAGGGTCTACCGCTCCCAGACCAAGCGGCAGGCGCGCCGCTCCCGGCTGACCGGCCGGGCCGCGCTGCTCGCCATGGTCCTGTGCTCCCTGATCGTCGCCCTCGCCTACCCGATGCGGCAGTACGTCTCCCAGCGCGCCCAGATCGGCGACGTGGAGCGGCAGCGGGAGCAGGCCCGGCAGCGGGTCGAGCAGCTGCGCGACCTCAAGGCGCGCTGGCAGGACGACGCGTACGCCGAGCAGCAGATCCGGCAGCGGCTGCACTATGTGATGCCGGGCGAGACCGGGTACGTCGTGATCGACCCGGACGCCGCGAAGCAGTCCCGTGCCGAGCGGGGCGCCGCCGACCTCCCCTGGTACACCAATATGTGGGACGGCGTGGACAAATCCGACGCCGCCGACCGCTGA
- a CDS encoding transglycosylase family protein produces MLFSSKGKHRRPNKATRVATLAGVTGVAIAAPLMAAGSASAATTSEWDAVAQCEAGGNWSINTGNGYYGGLQFSSSTWAAYGGTAYASTADQASKSQQIAIGEKVLAGQGKGAWPTCGVGLSSTPYGGGSAPAAPSASTSSSDSQSAPATRTTEQPASRSAERPAVQKTVTTPTGKKVKKGDGEYKVVKGDTLSSIAEKKHVKGGWQKLFKLNKGIVADADFIYPGQQLHLR; encoded by the coding sequence ATGCTGTTCTCCAGCAAGGGCAAGCACCGCCGCCCGAACAAGGCCACCCGCGTCGCCACGCTCGCCGGTGTCACCGGTGTCGCCATCGCCGCCCCGCTGATGGCGGCCGGCAGCGCCTCCGCCGCCACCACCTCCGAGTGGGACGCCGTCGCCCAGTGCGAGGCCGGCGGCAACTGGTCGATCAACACCGGCAACGGCTACTACGGCGGACTCCAGTTCTCGTCCTCCACCTGGGCCGCGTACGGCGGCACCGCCTACGCCTCCACCGCCGACCAGGCCTCGAAGTCGCAGCAGATCGCCATCGGCGAGAAGGTTCTCGCCGGACAGGGCAAGGGTGCCTGGCCGACCTGCGGCGTCGGCCTGTCGAGCACCCCCTACGGCGGCGGCTCGGCCCCGGCGGCCCCGTCCGCCTCCACCTCGTCGAGCGACTCGCAGAGCGCCCCGGCCACCCGTACGACGGAGCAGCCCGCCTCCCGTTCCGCGGAGCGCCCCGCCGTCCAGAAGACCGTCACCACCCCGACCGGCAAGAAGGTCAAGAAGGGCGACGGTGAGTACAAGGTCGTCAAGGGTGACACCCTCAGCTCGATCGCCGAGAAGAAGCACGTCAAGGGCGGCTGGCAGAAGCTGTTCAAGCTGAACAAGGGCATCGTCGCCGACGCCGACTTCATCTACCCGGGCCAGCAGCTGCACCTGCGCTGA
- a CDS encoding Ppx/GppA phosphatase family protein yields the protein MTRVAAVDCGTNSIRLLVADADPRTGELADLDRRMTIVRLGQGVDRTGRLAPEALERTFAACRAYAEAIKEHGAERLRFVATSASRDAENRDEFVRGVLDILGVEPEVISGDQEAEFSFTGATKELAGRDDLATPYLVVDIGGGSTEFVVGADRVRAARSVDIGCVRMTERHLVRDGAVTDPPTAEQVAAMRADIETALDLAEETVPLREARTLVGLAGSVTTIAAIALDLDAYDSERIHHTRVSVGRVREITEWLLRSTHAERAAVPSMHPGRVDVIGAGALVLLSIMERTGAEEVVVSEHDILDGIAFKVAEDAEAGRQGD from the coding sequence GTGACCCGCGTCGCCGCCGTCGACTGCGGTACGAACTCCATCCGGCTCCTGGTGGCCGACGCGGACCCGCGGACGGGCGAACTCGCCGACCTGGACCGGCGGATGACCATCGTCCGGCTGGGCCAGGGCGTCGACCGCACCGGCCGGCTCGCCCCCGAGGCGCTGGAGCGGACCTTCGCCGCCTGCCGCGCGTACGCGGAGGCCATCAAGGAGCACGGCGCCGAGCGGCTGCGCTTCGTCGCCACCTCGGCCTCCCGGGACGCCGAGAACCGGGACGAGTTCGTGCGCGGGGTGCTGGACATCCTCGGCGTCGAGCCGGAGGTCATCAGCGGGGACCAGGAGGCCGAGTTCTCCTTCACCGGCGCGACCAAGGAGCTGGCCGGGCGCGACGACCTCGCCACGCCCTACCTGGTCGTGGACATCGGCGGCGGCTCGACCGAGTTCGTCGTCGGCGCCGACCGGGTGCGCGCGGCACGCTCCGTGGACATCGGCTGCGTACGGATGACGGAACGTCACCTCGTCCGCGACGGCGCCGTGACCGACCCGCCCACGGCGGAGCAGGTCGCGGCCATGCGCGCCGACATCGAGACCGCCCTCGACCTCGCCGAGGAGACGGTCCCGCTGCGCGAGGCGCGCACCCTGGTGGGGCTGGCCGGCTCGGTCACCACGATCGCGGCGATCGCGCTGGACCTCGACGCGTACGACTCCGAGCGGATCCACCACACCCGCGTCTCCGTCGGACGCGTCCGCGAGATCACCGAGTGGCTGCTGCGCTCCACGCACGCCGAGCGCGCCGCCGTTCCCTCGATGCACCCGGGCCGGGTGGACGTGATCGGCGCCGGTGCCCTCGTCCTGCTCTCGATCATGGAGCGGACCGGGGCGGAGGAGGTCGTGGTCAGCGAGCACGACATCCTCGACGGCATCGCCTTCAAGGTGGCCGAGGACGCCGAAGCCGGCAGGCAGGGCGACTGA
- a CDS encoding DUF501 domain-containing protein encodes METPPPTTPRTEPTDADVEAFKQQLGRPPRGLRAIVHRCPCGQPDVVETAPRLPDGTPFPTTYYLTCPRAASAIGTLEANGVMKEMTERLATDSELAAAYRAAHEDYIARRDAIEVLEGFPSAGGMPDRVKCLHVLVAHSLAAGPGVNPLGDEAIAMLPEWWSKGACVTQAGPPAGDGPKTEGSTEAAGSAEDAESTGSAEAAGSAASAEDGR; translated from the coding sequence ATGGAAACGCCACCGCCCACCACCCCGCGCACCGAGCCCACCGACGCCGACGTCGAGGCCTTCAAGCAGCAGCTCGGACGGCCGCCGCGCGGGCTGCGCGCGATCGTGCACCGCTGCCCCTGCGGCCAGCCGGACGTGGTGGAGACGGCGCCCCGCCTCCCCGACGGGACGCCGTTCCCGACCACGTACTACCTGACGTGCCCGCGGGCCGCGTCCGCGATCGGGACGCTGGAGGCCAACGGGGTCATGAAGGAGATGACCGAACGGCTGGCCACCGACTCCGAGCTGGCCGCGGCCTACCGCGCCGCCCACGAGGACTACATCGCGCGCCGTGACGCCATCGAGGTCCTGGAGGGCTTCCCGAGCGCGGGCGGCATGCCGGACCGGGTGAAGTGCCTGCACGTCCTGGTCGCCCACTCGCTGGCCGCCGGGCCGGGCGTCAACCCGCTCGGCGACGAGGCCATCGCGATGCTGCCCGAGTGGTGGAGCAAGGGCGCGTGTGTCACCCAGGCCGGACCGCCGGCCGGCGACGGGCCGAAGACGGAGGGCTCCACCGAGGCCGCCGGTTCCGCCGAGGACGCCGAGTCCACCGGTTCCGCGGAGGCCGCCGGTTCCGCCGCGTCCGCCGAGGACGGCCGGTGA
- the eno gene encoding phosphopyruvate hydratase: MLVPSIDVVVAREILDSRGNPTVEVEVGLDDGSTGRAAVPSGASTGAFEAIELRDGDPNRYHGKGVEKAVLAVIEQIGPELVGYDATEQRLIDQAMFDLDATDNKGSLGANAILGVSLAVAHAASEASDLPLFRYLGGPNAHLLPVPMMNILNGGSHADSNVDIQEFMIAPIGAESFSEALRWGAEVYHTLKKVLKTKGLSTGLGDEGGFAPNLESNRAALDLILEAIKEAGYTPGEQIALALDVAASEFYKDGVYTFEGKERSAAEMTEYYAELVAAYPLVSIEDPLFEDDWAGWKIITDQLGDKVQIVGDDLFVTNPERLARGIEEGSANALLVKVNQIGSLTETLDAVELAQRNGFKCMMSHRSGETEDVTIADLAVAVNCGQIKTGAPARSDRVAKYNQLLRIEEILDDAAVYAGRSAFPRFKG; this comes from the coding sequence ATGCTCGTGCCGTCCATCGACGTCGTCGTAGCCCGGGAAATCCTGGACTCCCGAGGCAACCCCACGGTCGAGGTCGAGGTCGGCCTCGACGACGGCAGCACGGGTCGTGCCGCCGTTCCGTCCGGCGCCTCCACCGGAGCCTTCGAGGCCATCGAGCTTCGCGACGGTGACCCCAACCGCTACCACGGCAAGGGTGTCGAGAAGGCCGTCCTCGCCGTCATCGAGCAGATCGGCCCGGAGCTCGTCGGCTACGACGCCACCGAGCAGCGCCTGATCGACCAGGCCATGTTCGACCTGGACGCCACCGACAACAAGGGCTCGCTCGGCGCCAACGCCATCCTCGGCGTCTCGCTCGCCGTCGCGCACGCCGCCTCCGAAGCGTCCGACCTGCCGCTCTTCCGCTACCTGGGCGGCCCGAACGCGCACCTGCTGCCCGTTCCGATGATGAACATCCTGAACGGCGGGTCGCACGCCGACTCCAACGTGGACATCCAGGAGTTCATGATCGCCCCGATCGGCGCGGAGTCCTTCTCCGAGGCCCTGCGCTGGGGCGCCGAGGTCTACCACACCCTCAAGAAGGTGCTGAAGACCAAGGGCCTGTCCACCGGCCTCGGCGACGAGGGCGGCTTCGCCCCGAACCTGGAGTCGAACCGCGCCGCCCTCGACCTCATCCTCGAGGCCATCAAGGAGGCCGGCTACACCCCCGGCGAGCAGATCGCCCTCGCCCTCGACGTCGCCGCCTCCGAGTTCTACAAGGACGGCGTCTACACCTTCGAGGGCAAGGAGCGCTCCGCCGCCGAGATGACCGAGTACTACGCCGAGCTCGTCGCGGCGTACCCGCTCGTCTCCATCGAGGACCCGCTGTTCGAGGACGACTGGGCCGGCTGGAAGATCATCACCGACCAGCTGGGCGACAAGGTCCAGATCGTCGGCGACGACCTCTTCGTCACCAACCCGGAGCGCCTGGCCCGCGGCATCGAGGAGGGCTCCGCCAACGCCCTGCTCGTCAAGGTCAACCAGATCGGCTCGCTGACCGAGACCCTGGACGCCGTCGAGCTGGCCCAGCGCAACGGCTTCAAGTGCATGATGTCCCACCGCTCCGGCGAGACCGAGGACGTCACCATCGCCGACCTCGCGGTCGCCGTGAACTGCGGTCAGATCAAGACCGGCGCCCCGGCCCGCTCGGACCGTGTCGCCAAGTACAACCAGCTCCTGCGCATCGAGGAGATCCTCGACGACGCCGCGGTCTACGCCGGCCGCAGCGCCTTCCCGCGCTTCAAGGGCTGA